Proteins from a genomic interval of Deinococcus aestuarii:
- a CDS encoding SulP family inorganic anion transporter, with translation MSINFRTLPNDLVAGLVNGVASVPSSMATAALAGVNPVFGLYAITVAPAVGSLLASSQMMQVATTGASALTASQAVAGYSGGQRAGALFLVVALAGAFLALFGLLKAGRLVRYVSYPVMTAFLSGVALVLVFDQSAQLVGYSPEGQTSIGEFFDLLRNLGQISLQSTLVGLLALAIIVVLSRTRLSNVSSLIGLAIPTVVVALWRPSDVQIVSDVSTIPRGLPPFGLPDLGLLSANLIFSAFALAVVVAIQGAGISQSYRNPDGSRVDASRDMFAQGAANIAGSLVSGMPTGGSVGQTALNVSAGAKSRLAGVFHSLSMLAIILLVPGLVSLVPMPVLAAVMIVAGVGAIRFADIGFIWRTAGSGRWVLVVTFLATLVVSVAAAVAVGVVAAIVFNFYSATRTVRVRALVQQEDGEIHIVDPPKGLPGRSITVLEVYGSLFFAAARTLGDLLPDPAGAERPVVVVRLRGNYQIGSTLIEVLNDYAHNLAQAGGRLYLVGMDEPMSARLQRARRFDLDEEVVIIPASNILGRATREAVSAAAEWLRQSGEDVETRDEVATWKD, from the coding sequence ATGAGCATCAATTTCCGCACCCTCCCCAACGATCTCGTCGCCGGGCTGGTCAACGGCGTGGCGAGCGTTCCGTCCAGCATGGCGACGGCGGCGCTCGCGGGCGTCAACCCGGTCTTCGGCCTGTACGCCATCACCGTCGCCCCGGCCGTCGGGAGCCTCCTCGCCAGCTCGCAGATGATGCAGGTGGCGACGACGGGCGCGTCCGCCCTGACCGCGAGCCAGGCGGTCGCGGGCTACTCGGGGGGCCAGCGGGCGGGGGCGCTCTTCCTCGTCGTCGCGCTCGCGGGCGCTTTCCTGGCCCTCTTCGGGCTCCTCAAGGCCGGACGCCTGGTGCGCTACGTCTCCTACCCGGTGATGACCGCGTTCCTCTCGGGCGTGGCGCTCGTCCTCGTCTTCGACCAGTCTGCCCAACTCGTCGGCTACAGCCCGGAAGGCCAGACCAGCATCGGGGAATTCTTCGATCTGCTGCGGAATCTCGGCCAGATCAGCCTCCAGTCCACCCTCGTCGGGCTCCTCGCGCTCGCCATCATCGTGGTGCTGTCCCGGACGCGGCTGAGCAACGTCTCCTCGCTCATCGGACTGGCGATTCCGACCGTGGTCGTCGCGTTGTGGCGGCCTTCCGATGTTCAGATCGTGTCCGACGTGAGCACGATTCCGAGGGGCCTGCCGCCATTCGGGCTGCCGGACCTCGGCCTGCTCTCGGCGAACCTGATCTTCTCGGCGTTCGCCCTCGCGGTCGTCGTCGCCATTCAGGGCGCAGGGATCAGCCAGAGCTACCGGAACCCGGACGGCAGCCGGGTCGACGCCTCCCGCGACATGTTCGCGCAGGGGGCGGCCAACATCGCCGGGAGCCTGGTCTCCGGGATGCCCACCGGCGGCTCGGTCGGTCAGACCGCACTCAACGTCAGCGCCGGGGCGAAAAGCCGACTGGCGGGCGTCTTCCACAGCCTGTCCATGCTGGCGATCATCCTGCTGGTGCCCGGCCTCGTGAGCCTCGTCCCCATGCCCGTGCTCGCCGCCGTGATGATCGTGGCCGGGGTCGGCGCGATCCGCTTCGCGGACATCGGCTTCATCTGGCGCACCGCCGGTTCCGGCCGCTGGGTGCTGGTCGTGACCTTCCTAGCGACGCTGGTCGTCTCGGTGGCGGCGGCGGTCGCGGTCGGGGTGGTGGCGGCGATCGTGTTCAATTTCTATTCCGCGACCCGGACGGTGAGGGTGCGGGCGCTCGTGCAGCAGGAGGACGGCGAGATTCACATCGTGGACCCGCCGAAGGGACTGCCGGGCCGCAGCATCACCGTGCTCGAGGTCTACGGCAGCCTCTTTTTCGCGGCGGCCCGCACCCTCGGCGACCTGTTGCCGGACCCCGCCGGGGCCGAGCGCCCGGTGGTGGTGGTGCGCTTGCGCGGGAATTACCAGATCGGGTCCACGCTGATCGAGGTCCTGAACGACTACGCGCACAACCTGGCCCAGGCGGGCGGTCGCCTCTACCTGGTCGGCATGGACGAGCCCATGAGTGCCCGCCTCCAACGTGCCCGCCGGTTCGATCTCGACGAGGAGGTCGTCATCATCCCGGCGAGCAACATTCTGGGGCGTGCGACGCGGGAGGCGGTGTCGGCGGCGGCCGAGTGGCTTCGCCAGTCCGGAGAAGACGTGGAGACGCGTGACGAAGTGGCGACATGGAAGGACTAA
- a CDS encoding sulfatase-like hydrolase/transferase, with amino-acid sequence MTNDNGGNGQKAQPQNGQGGGQQRPNILVLCIDQWDVHMKLPEGVELPALERLQNQGVTFDRHYCTVPICTPSRATMWTGQHAKKVGLWDNTNFAWIPTGLSPEVPTLGSMLREQGYYTAFKGKWHLSESKPGPGMLEPYGFADYQEWGDMFGSPLQGEMLDGTVAFETVDWLENISPGIDRPWLLVVSMVNPHDIMFYSSDAEAEFSEDGPSMRQLLHPAQKLGFFKDWDPELPANLHDDLAQQPMGVRSYRENIRVTYGMPPEGRDDLWKARRNYLINCMRRVDLEFQKILDVLDRRNLWENTIVIYTSDHGEMNGAHGMHQKGSIHYDEAAIVNMTAVVPGGPQGQRTGSVGSHVDLVPTLLDFAGLGEDERHSRYPQLRGRSLRGAILHPDQPGPRGSTEQPGDGALLTWDGLNMLDPEWNSSGATGLVTDLGGAGFEGGPDAALKRAGEEYGAPDFGRRTFYRAVVDGRYKLVRWFSPQEYAQPGNLNELYGRSDVTLHDLRDDPGEMENLGSLDHPKYDPALLKEMLGKLRALIDHELEEDNCPFDLNMFGTREIKYKQAASGDD; translated from the coding sequence ATGACGAACGATAACGGCGGGAACGGACAGAAGGCACAACCCCAGAACGGACAGGGCGGCGGGCAGCAGCGGCCCAACATCCTCGTCCTGTGCATCGACCAGTGGGACGTGCATATGAAGTTGCCCGAAGGCGTGGAACTGCCCGCGCTTGAACGGCTCCAGAATCAGGGCGTCACCTTCGACCGCCATTACTGCACCGTGCCCATCTGCACGCCGTCCCGCGCGACGATGTGGACCGGGCAGCACGCCAAGAAGGTCGGGCTGTGGGACAACACCAACTTCGCCTGGATTCCGACGGGCCTCTCGCCGGAGGTGCCGACCCTGGGTTCCATGCTGCGCGAGCAGGGGTACTACACGGCCTTCAAGGGCAAGTGGCACCTCAGCGAGTCCAAGCCGGGGCCGGGGATGCTGGAGCCCTACGGCTTTGCCGACTATCAGGAGTGGGGCGACATGTTCGGCTCGCCGCTGCAAGGCGAGATGCTGGACGGCACGGTCGCCTTCGAGACGGTGGACTGGCTGGAGAACATCTCGCCGGGGATAGACCGGCCGTGGCTGCTGGTCGTCAGCATGGTCAACCCGCACGACATCATGTTCTACTCCTCGGACGCGGAGGCCGAGTTCTCGGAGGACGGGCCGAGCATGCGTCAGTTGCTGCACCCGGCGCAGAAACTCGGTTTCTTCAAGGACTGGGACCCCGAGTTGCCCGCCAACCTGCACGACGACCTGGCGCAGCAGCCGATGGGCGTGCGTTCGTACCGGGAGAACATCCGCGTGACCTACGGGATGCCGCCCGAAGGCCGCGACGACCTCTGGAAGGCCCGGCGCAACTACCTCATCAACTGTATGCGGCGGGTGGACCTCGAATTCCAGAAGATTCTCGACGTGCTCGACCGCCGGAACCTCTGGGAGAACACCATCGTCATCTACACCAGCGACCACGGCGAGATGAACGGCGCCCACGGGATGCACCAGAAGGGCTCCATTCACTACGATGAGGCCGCCATCGTCAACATGACGGCGGTGGTGCCGGGCGGGCCGCAGGGCCAGCGCACGGGCTCGGTCGGCTCGCATGTGGACCTCGTGCCCACGCTGCTCGACTTCGCCGGGCTGGGCGAGGATGAGCGGCACTCGCGGTATCCGCAGCTCCGGGGCCGCTCGCTGCGCGGGGCGATTCTGCACCCCGATCAGCCGGGGCCGCGCGGCAGCACCGAGCAGCCCGGCGACGGGGCGCTGCTGACCTGGGACGGCCTGAACATGCTCGACCCCGAGTGGAATAGCAGCGGGGCGACGGGCCTGGTGACGGACCTAGGGGGCGCGGGCTTCGAGGGGGGACCGGACGCGGCCCTCAAACGGGCGGGTGAGGAGTACGGTGCCCCCGACTTCGGCCGCCGGACCTTTTACCGCGCGGTCGTGGACGGGCGCTACAAGCTGGTGCGCTGGTTCAGCCCGCAGGAGTACGCCCAACCGGGCAACCTCAACGAGCTGTACGGTCGCAGCGACGTGACCCTGCACGACCTGCGCGACGACCCCGGCGAGATGGAAAACCTCGGCAGCCTGGACCACCCGAAGTACGACCCGGCGCTTCTCAAGGAGATGCTCGGCAAGCTGCGTGCCCTGATCGACCACGAGCTTGAGGAGGACAACTGCCCCTTCGACCTGAATATGTTCGGCACGCGGGAAATCAAGTACAAGCAGGCGGCGAGCGGGGATGACTGA
- a CDS encoding bile acid:sodium symporter family protein — protein MFEFLQGLAGFAVPIFVISTMLNVGLTQKPSDIVRYWKEWPFVLKMLLANFVLAPLVMVLAVNFFAFPPALEAGLLIFALCAGAPFLIKLTQASEHDIALGAATMLLLMVGTVIYAPLVLPLVLEGVSVDAWAVARALFLQLLLPIAVGMLLVQFLEGFAKVIQPWAAKIGNYALYVVLGATLIGYLPNMLNIVGTGAILLGIVFVLVAFAIGYLLGKGKDHTEDVGGLGTAQRNTAAGLIIATQNFSDPNVLVILTLANALGIVMLLFLARRLSRDNEAQTEQA, from the coding sequence ATGTTCGAGTTTCTGCAAGGTCTCGCCGGGTTCGCCGTGCCAATCTTCGTGATCTCCACCATGCTCAACGTCGGCCTGACCCAGAAGCCGTCCGACATCGTGCGGTACTGGAAGGAGTGGCCCTTCGTCCTCAAGATGCTGCTGGCGAACTTCGTCCTGGCCCCGCTGGTGATGGTCCTGGCGGTGAACTTCTTCGCCTTCCCCCCGGCGCTCGAAGCGGGCCTGCTGATCTTCGCCCTGTGCGCCGGGGCGCCCTTCCTGATCAAGCTCACCCAGGCGTCCGAGCACGACATCGCCCTGGGCGCGGCGACCATGCTGCTCCTGATGGTGGGCACGGTGATCTACGCGCCGCTGGTGCTCCCCCTCGTGCTGGAGGGCGTGTCCGTGGACGCCTGGGCGGTCGCCCGTGCGCTTTTCCTCCAACTGCTGCTGCCCATCGCCGTCGGGATGCTGCTGGTGCAGTTTCTGGAGGGGTTCGCCAAGGTGATTCAGCCGTGGGCCGCCAAGATCGGGAACTACGCCCTGTACGTGGTGCTCGGCGCGACCCTGATCGGCTACCTGCCCAACATGCTGAACATCGTGGGCACGGGGGCCATTCTGCTCGGCATCGTCTTCGTGCTGGTCGCGTTCGCCATCGGCTACCTGCTGGGCAAGGGCAAGGACCACACCGAGGACGTGGGCGGCCTGGGCACCGCGCAGCGCAACACCGCCGCCGGGCTGATCATCGCCACCCAGAACTTCAGCGATCCCAACGTGCTGGTCATCCTGACCCTCGCCAACGCGTTGGGCATCGTCATGCTGCTCTTTCTCGCCCGCAGGCTCAGCCGCGACAACGAGGCCCAGACCGAGCAAGCCTGA